In Fibrobacter sp. UWR3, the DNA window TCGACCCGGGCCACGGCGGCAAGGACTCCGGAGCGCTCGGCAAGAACGCGCAAGAAAAGGACATCGTGCTCGCCGTCGGAAAACTCCTGAAGAAGGATCTCGAGAAGGCGGGATTCAACGTGAAGATGACTCGCGACAAGGACGTGTTCATCGAGCTCGGGCAACGCGCGAACCTCGCAAACCAGTGGGACGGCGACCTGTTCATAAGCCTGCACTGCAACGCCATCGACGCGACCCCCGAACGCAAGAAGCAAATCAAGGGCTACCACGTGTACGTACTGCGCGCCCCCGAAAGCGAAGAAGACAAGGCGATTGCCCGCCGCGAAAACAAGGTGGCCACGCTCTACGGCGAAAAGAACGCGAAAGAGGAACTCTCCCCCATCGAATGGTTCAAGCTGGAAGCGCGCCTCGAAAAATACAAGCAGAACAGCTACATGTTCACCGAGGAGATGCTCAAAGCTTTTGACGGCGGCAAAATCAAGCGCCAGGCCGGCGGTGTCGGCGGTGCAGGGTTCATGGTGCTCGTGGGCGCGCTGATGCCTGCAGTGCTGTTCGAAATCGGGTTCATCAGCAACCTCGAGGACGAGGCCTACATGATGAGCAAGGCCGGCCAGCAAGATATCGCCGAACGCATTTCGAAGGCCGTGAGCACCTACAAGGCAGCAGTCCACAGCTACCGCGAAACGCTCGGGCGATAAGCCTCC includes these proteins:
- a CDS encoding N-acetylmuramoyl-L-alanine amidase, whose product is MVGWVLSFADVTAVDAESVSQKIGASFHWFPVQKSFILVTPKDTAKFAVGIPYASVNGSTIDLAASPVLEDGHLWIAEEDVGKLFPPKSEATAAKAEPAAKAEPAAKTEPAKAKPAAAPAKADQKAVTATKPKNETAGTREVKTIVIDPGHGGKDSGALGKNAQEKDIVLAVGKLLKKDLEKAGFNVKMTRDKDVFIELGQRANLANQWDGDLFISLHCNAIDATPERKKQIKGYHVYVLRAPESEEDKAIARRENKVATLYGEKNAKEELSPIEWFKLEARLEKYKQNSYMFTEEMLKAFDGGKIKRQAGGVGGAGFMVLVGALMPAVLFEIGFISNLEDEAYMMSKAGQQDIAERISKAVSTYKAAVHSYRETLGR